The following coding sequences are from one Oceanococcus sp. HetDA_MAG_MS8 window:
- a CDS encoding SPOR domain-containing protein — protein sequence MDEQHRARWVGAAVFAIVGVVSFPLLFGDPVDPRSTIRSRYASSRPVVVRPSIAPSPGPQVAVAQPVRPSPTPIVRPSPRPTQPAPAATRRVAPSPVATEPPVGAQRWTLQLASYTDAQSAQRFVQALRKEGLNPKVVQNDAGGRSVWRVRLELAGTRREAESLAARLNMQFRIQSLLLSRE from the coding sequence TTGGATGAGCAACACCGGGCGCGCTGGGTTGGTGCTGCGGTATTCGCCATAGTAGGAGTGGTCAGTTTTCCGCTGCTATTTGGTGATCCGGTCGATCCACGGAGCACCATACGCAGCCGTTATGCCTCCAGTCGACCTGTTGTGGTGCGGCCTAGCATTGCGCCTAGTCCGGGTCCGCAGGTCGCTGTCGCGCAGCCAGTCCGGCCCAGTCCTACGCCTATTGTGCGACCAAGTCCACGGCCGACCCAGCCCGCACCCGCTGCAACGAGGCGCGTAGCACCATCACCAGTAGCCACTGAGCCGCCGGTAGGGGCACAACGTTGGACACTACAGCTAGCCAGCTACACCGACGCTCAATCGGCGCAGCGATTCGTGCAGGCTTTGCGCAAAGAAGGCCTCAATCCAAAGGTGGTCCAAAACGATGCAGGCGGGCGCAGTGTGTGGCGGGTGCGCTTGGAGCTGGCGGGTACTCGCCGTGAGGCGGAGTCCTTGGCTGCGCGCCTGAACATGCAATTTCGCATTCAATCTTTGCTGCTCAGCCGTGAATGA
- a CDS encoding bifunctional folylpolyglutamate synthase/dihydrofolate synthase: MPDLASWLAYQQDLHNAEIDLGLERVRSVFAALGLRLPSQIVIVAGTNGKGSCVHALDALAQAAGKRTLRYTSPHLYRYNERICVDGAPVSDESLCTAFAAIEAARGQTPLTFFEFGTLAALYIAAQLRPDVVLLEVGLGGRLDATNIVDADAAILCSLGLDHQEWLGHSLDLIAKEKAGVCRRARPVVVADPQTWEYYAPSIHAIQAGPVWLAGRDYALRSEGDLPHLSLGAAVCAADVLGWRLSSAQVEDVFSRLSIPGRMEIRSRDYGELVLDVAHNLEAVQRLLERLRHRPDMPTWVICGVQADKDVAAMLPALTAQAEQVFLTDLPAPRGSLAEDLRLHCAEGVPVRCFAHPQQALSAAESAAHAHPQPLRIIMCGSFVTLGMSGLG; this comes from the coding sequence TTGCCTGATCTTGCCTCCTGGCTGGCGTATCAACAAGACCTACACAACGCAGAGATTGACCTAGGCCTGGAGCGCGTTCGCAGTGTGTTTGCGGCGCTTGGCCTGCGTCTTCCGTCGCAGATCGTGATTGTGGCCGGCACCAATGGCAAGGGCAGCTGCGTCCATGCCTTGGACGCGCTGGCACAAGCAGCGGGAAAGCGCACACTCCGTTACACCTCGCCGCATTTGTATCGTTACAACGAGCGTATTTGCGTGGATGGGGCGCCCGTCAGCGATGAATCTCTGTGCACCGCTTTCGCCGCTATCGAGGCAGCTCGAGGACAAACGCCACTCACATTTTTCGAGTTTGGCACCCTGGCAGCGCTGTACATTGCGGCGCAGCTTCGGCCGGATGTCGTGCTGCTGGAAGTGGGCTTAGGTGGCCGCCTCGACGCGACTAATATCGTGGATGCCGATGCTGCCATATTGTGCTCATTGGGCTTAGATCATCAGGAATGGTTGGGCCACAGCCTGGACCTGATTGCCAAGGAAAAGGCCGGAGTATGCCGGCGTGCGCGGCCGGTGGTTGTGGCGGACCCGCAGACATGGGAGTACTACGCTCCATCCATTCATGCCATACAAGCTGGTCCGGTTTGGCTGGCAGGGCGTGACTATGCCCTGCGTAGCGAGGGTGATCTGCCACATTTGTCGTTGGGCGCGGCTGTCTGCGCAGCAGATGTGCTGGGTTGGCGCCTCAGTTCGGCGCAGGTCGAAGATGTTTTCAGCCGCCTGAGCATTCCAGGGCGAATGGAAATTCGGTCTCGAGATTATGGTGAGCTAGTGTTGGACGTGGCCCATAATCTGGAGGCTGTGCAGCGCTTGCTGGAGCGGCTTAGGCACCGGCCGGACATGCCCACCTGGGTAATTTGCGGGGTGCAGGCCGATAAAGACGTGGCCGCAATGTTGCCAGCATTGACCGCGCAGGCAGAGCAAGTGTTCCTGACAGACCTACCTGCGCCACGCGGGAGCCTTGCCGAGGATTTGCGTCTGCACTGCGCCGAAGGGGTGCCGGTTCGCTGTTTTGCGCATCCGCAACAGGCCCTGTCCGCAGCCGAAAGCGCTGCGCACGCTCATCCGCAGCCGCTACGAATTATCATGTGCGGCTCGTTTGTAACGCTGGGGATGAGTGGACTTGGATGA
- the accD gene encoding acetyl-CoA carboxylase, carboxyltransferase subunit beta, translating into MSWLGKIMPSRIATARDSRHNVPEGLWAKCKSCSAMLYRAELERNCEVCPKCGAHHPIRARRRMELLLDEDGREELAAGLRSSDPLKFRDLKKYKDRLSAAEKVSQEKEALIVFKGSMGGQRVVLAIFEFSFIGGSMGSVVGEKFARAVKAAIDAGAPLVCIAASGGARMQEALLSLMQMAKVSAALASLSQAGLPYISVLTDSTMGGVSASLAMLGDINMAEPGALIGFAGPRVIEQTVRETLPEGFQRAEFLLEHGAIDLICDRREARDTLIQLLGVLMHRPALDVPSSTAEPARLA; encoded by the coding sequence ATGAGTTGGTTGGGAAAAATCATGCCCTCGCGTATCGCGACGGCGCGTGATTCCCGGCATAACGTGCCTGAAGGGCTGTGGGCCAAATGTAAGTCCTGTAGCGCCATGCTTTATCGCGCCGAGTTGGAGCGCAACTGTGAGGTGTGCCCTAAGTGTGGTGCGCATCACCCAATTCGCGCCCGGCGGCGCATGGAGCTACTGCTTGACGAAGATGGTCGTGAAGAACTCGCAGCAGGCCTGCGTTCTAGCGACCCTCTGAAGTTCCGAGACCTGAAGAAATATAAGGATCGGTTGTCCGCAGCGGAAAAGGTGTCTCAGGAAAAAGAGGCCCTCATCGTTTTTAAAGGATCCATGGGTGGGCAACGTGTGGTGCTGGCCATTTTCGAGTTCAGCTTCATTGGTGGCTCCATGGGCAGTGTGGTGGGGGAGAAATTCGCCCGCGCCGTGAAAGCCGCGATCGATGCTGGCGCGCCACTGGTCTGTATTGCCGCATCGGGTGGCGCACGCATGCAGGAGGCGCTGCTCTCCCTCATGCAGATGGCTAAAGTCAGTGCGGCTCTAGCCAGTCTGAGTCAAGCGGGTCTGCCTTACATTTCGGTGCTCACCGATTCCACCATGGGTGGTGTGAGCGCCTCATTAGCCATGCTGGGTGATATCAATATGGCCGAACCCGGTGCTTTGATTGGCTTTGCTGGCCCGCGGGTGATCGAGCAGACCGTGCGTGAAACCCTGCCTGAAGGCTTCCAGCGCGCGGAGTTTTTGCTCGAACATGGCGCCATCGATCTGATATGTGACCGCCGCGAAGCCCGCGACACGCTGATCCAGTTGCTAGGAGTGCTCATGCATCGCCCGGCTTTGGATGTGCCTTCCTCGACTGCGGAGCCAGCTCGCCTTGCCTGA
- the trpA gene encoding tryptophan synthase subunit alpha, with the protein MSRIQQVFAACKGNNRACLVPYLTAGDPHPKHTVALMHALVRGGADVIELGVPFSDPMADGPTIQLACERALNAGTHLRGVLDMVREFRQQDAQTPVVLMGYLNPIESMGAERFAEQAAAAGVDGVLAVDLSVEEWDSLQPALEGQGLDCIFLMSPTTSLERAGQMSRYGSGYLYYVSLKGVTGSAALDSVAVASRLAELRGTVELPLAVGFGIRTADQVAQVADVADGVVVGSALVQCIADAASNGDDTEQMAAKLELAARELRSGIDRARQAA; encoded by the coding sequence GTGAGTCGTATCCAGCAGGTGTTTGCCGCATGCAAGGGCAACAATCGAGCCTGTTTGGTGCCGTACTTAACGGCGGGTGATCCACACCCCAAGCACACGGTGGCATTGATGCACGCCTTGGTTCGCGGTGGCGCTGATGTCATTGAGTTGGGTGTGCCATTTTCCGATCCCATGGCGGATGGCCCGACTATCCAATTGGCCTGTGAGCGGGCATTGAACGCGGGAACGCATCTGCGCGGCGTACTCGACATGGTGCGTGAATTCCGGCAGCAGGACGCGCAGACTCCTGTGGTGCTCATGGGCTACCTCAACCCCATTGAGAGCATGGGAGCAGAGCGCTTTGCCGAGCAGGCCGCTGCAGCGGGTGTGGACGGCGTGCTCGCTGTGGATCTTAGCGTCGAAGAATGGGATAGCTTGCAGCCCGCACTGGAGGGCCAGGGCCTGGACTGCATCTTTTTGATGTCGCCAACCACTAGCCTGGAGCGGGCCGGACAGATGAGCCGTTACGGAAGTGGCTATTTGTATTACGTGTCCCTTAAAGGGGTGACTGGCAGTGCCGCCTTGGATAGTGTTGCCGTCGCCAGTCGTCTAGCGGAATTGCGCGGTACCGTTGAGCTGCCGCTGGCTGTAGGCTTTGGGATTCGAACGGCAGATCAGGTGGCCCAAGTGGCGGACGTAGCAGATGGCGTCGTCGTCGGCAGCGCATTGGTACAGTGCATCGCCGATGCTGCCAGCAATGGTGACGATACCGAGCAAATGGCAGCGAAGCTGGAATTAGCAGCCCGTGAGCTGCGTTCTGGTATCGATCGCGCCAGGCAGGCCGCATGA
- the trpB gene encoding tryptophan synthase subunit beta, with protein sequence MNRSPQTADSRPGHFGPYGGSFVAETLIGPLSELESNWRELWADSAFRAELDDDLAHYVGRPSPLYHAKRLSDELGGAQIFLKREDLNHTGAHKINNTVGQALLARHMGKSRIIAETGAGQHGVASATVAARLGLECIVYMGETDIERQQPNVYRMKLLGAEVVGVTSGTRTLKDAMNEALRDWVTNVDDTFYIIGTCAGPHPYPEMVRELQSVMGREARAQMLEMTGQLPDVVMACVGGGSNAIGLFHPFIDDAGVRMIGVEAGGDGVETGRHAAPLTAGRPGILHGNRTYLMQDDNGQVAGTHSVSAGLDYPGVGPEHSWLKDCGRAEYVAATDAQAMAGFHLLTRTEGIICALETAHAIGHVMELAPTMRKDQSIVINLSGRGDKDLYSIARMEGWEL encoded by the coding sequence ATGAATCGCTCCCCCCAGACCGCAGATTCTCGCCCCGGCCACTTTGGCCCCTACGGCGGATCTTTTGTGGCGGAAACGCTGATTGGCCCGCTCAGTGAGCTGGAGTCGAACTGGCGTGAACTGTGGGCGGATTCCGCGTTTCGTGCCGAGCTGGACGATGATCTCGCGCATTATGTGGGACGACCAAGCCCGCTCTACCACGCTAAACGGCTGTCCGATGAACTCGGTGGTGCGCAGATCTTCCTGAAACGGGAGGATCTGAATCACACTGGGGCTCACAAAATTAACAATACTGTCGGCCAGGCGCTGTTAGCTCGGCATATGGGAAAATCGCGCATCATCGCGGAGACCGGAGCCGGTCAGCATGGTGTGGCTAGCGCTACCGTCGCAGCGCGGCTCGGGCTTGAATGCATCGTTTATATGGGCGAAACCGATATCGAACGGCAGCAACCCAACGTCTATCGAATGAAGCTGCTGGGGGCGGAGGTCGTCGGCGTCACCAGCGGCACCCGCACTCTCAAGGATGCGATGAACGAGGCCCTGCGTGATTGGGTGACCAATGTTGACGATACCTTCTACATCATTGGGACCTGTGCGGGCCCGCATCCATACCCAGAGATGGTGCGTGAACTGCAATCCGTCATGGGCCGTGAAGCGCGTGCTCAGATGCTGGAGATGACCGGGCAACTCCCGGACGTCGTCATGGCCTGCGTTGGTGGCGGCTCGAATGCGATCGGTTTGTTTCATCCCTTCATTGACGATGCTGGTGTGCGCATGATTGGCGTGGAGGCAGGCGGTGATGGTGTGGAAACGGGCCGCCATGCAGCGCCGCTCACGGCGGGCCGTCCAGGCATCTTGCATGGCAATCGCACCTATTTAATGCAAGACGACAATGGCCAAGTGGCCGGGACGCACTCCGTGTCCGCTGGTTTGGACTACCCTGGCGTGGGCCCTGAGCACTCCTGGCTGAAGGATTGCGGGCGCGCCGAGTATGTGGCGGCAACAGATGCCCAAGCGATGGCGGGTTTTCATCTGCTCACGCGCACCGAAGGGATTATTTGCGCTTTGGAAACCGCCCATGCCATTGGCCACGTGATGGAGTTGGCGCCAACGATGCGCAAGGATCAAAGCATTGTGATTAACCTCTCAGGCCGCGGTGACAAAGACCTTTACTCGATCGCACGCATGGAAGGGTGGGAGTTGTGA
- a CDS encoding phosphoribosylanthranilate isomerase — MARTRIKYCGLTRPEDLELCGQLGIDAVGFVFHPKSKRAVAAKEVKSWLQHRPALTHTVFLFMDPDAAQVHTVLDQVQPDYLQFHGRESADFCAAFGLPYIKALPMGNPEQAAAFQADHAGRAAFWLADSHGGAHASGGSGHRFDWAQIPELPAQSLIAGGLRIDNVGELIRTHHPWGIDLSSGIEEHPGIKSARKMVDFAAAVRLADAAVNTPVNETSS, encoded by the coding sequence ATGGCGCGCACGCGCATTAAATACTGTGGTCTCACCCGTCCAGAAGACCTTGAGCTTTGTGGGCAGTTGGGCATAGATGCGGTGGGTTTTGTATTCCACCCCAAGAGTAAACGTGCGGTCGCGGCCAAGGAGGTCAAAAGCTGGTTGCAACATCGGCCGGCGTTAACCCATACGGTGTTTTTGTTTATGGACCCAGATGCGGCGCAGGTCCATACCGTCTTGGACCAGGTGCAGCCGGATTATTTGCAATTTCATGGCCGCGAAAGCGCGGACTTCTGCGCCGCTTTTGGCCTGCCGTATATCAAGGCACTGCCGATGGGTAACCCAGAGCAGGCGGCGGCCTTCCAGGCCGACCATGCGGGCCGCGCGGCATTTTGGTTGGCCGATAGTCACGGCGGCGCCCATGCTAGCGGTGGCAGTGGTCATCGTTTCGATTGGGCGCAGATTCCTGAGCTGCCGGCGCAAAGTCTGATCGCCGGTGGTCTGCGCATTGACAACGTGGGCGAGCTCATTCGCACACATCATCCCTGGGGTATAGACCTCAGTAGTGGGATCGAAGAGCATCCAGGGATCAAATCTGCCCGTAAAATGGTGGACTTCGCGGCTGCTGTCCGTTTGGCGGATGCGGCAGTCAACACTCCAGTTAACGAGACTTCTTCATGA
- the truA gene encoding tRNA pseudouridine(38-40) synthase TruA yields MAKWAAMVEYDGRDFVGWQSQQGLRSVQACLEQALAQVASHAIGLRCAGRTDAGVHALGQIVHFETDAVRSARGWLLGTNTHLPSDISLQWIGPVAEDFDARFRAISRRYRYVILNAPARRATWHGRCLYEPRPLDARAMQEAARRLQGQHDFSAFRGRDCQAKTPVKTVHSITLQRVGCWLMLDIEAGGFLHNMVRNIVGTLIEVGRGARAVDWVDDVLASRDRCAAGPTVAPGGLYFVAAQYPDEFALPAAPELRIPI; encoded by the coding sequence ATGGCGAAATGGGCGGCGATGGTCGAATACGACGGTCGCGATTTTGTAGGTTGGCAGAGCCAGCAAGGCTTGCGGAGTGTGCAGGCGTGTTTGGAGCAGGCACTGGCTCAGGTGGCTAGTCATGCGATTGGTTTGCGCTGCGCCGGGCGTACCGATGCGGGCGTCCATGCTCTGGGCCAAATTGTGCACTTTGAGACCGACGCCGTTCGCAGCGCTCGGGGCTGGTTGTTGGGCACGAATACCCATCTCCCCAGCGATATCAGCTTGCAGTGGATTGGGCCGGTCGCCGAGGACTTCGATGCCCGATTCCGGGCCATATCGCGACGTTATCGTTATGTGATTCTGAATGCTCCAGCCCGGCGGGCGACCTGGCATGGGCGCTGTCTATATGAACCTCGCCCCTTAGATGCGCGGGCGATGCAGGAGGCCGCAAGGCGCCTCCAGGGCCAACATGATTTCTCAGCCTTTCGCGGACGCGACTGCCAAGCCAAAACCCCAGTGAAGACCGTGCATAGTATTACCCTGCAGCGTGTAGGCTGCTGGCTCATGCTCGATATCGAGGCTGGCGGGTTCTTGCACAACATGGTGCGCAACATTGTAGGCACCTTGATCGAGGTAGGTCGGGGTGCACGTGCCGTGGACTGGGTGGACGATGTCTTGGCCTCGCGTGACCGTTGTGCCGCTGGCCCTACGGTTGCGCCCGGCGGGCTTTATTTTGTTGCGGCACAATACCCAGATGAATTTGCGCTGCCTGCAGCGCCAGAATTGCGAATACCTATCTGA
- a CDS encoding aspartate-semialdehyde dehydrogenase has translation MKPLNIAILGATGAVGRTLLEVLAERQFPVAEVFPLASRRSAGQMVSFGDRELEVLCVDDFDFSRAQIGLFSAGGSISAQWAPVAAEAGCIVIDNTSHFRYEDDVPLVVPEVNPQAVDGYATRNIIANPNCSTIQMLVALKPIHDAAGIERINVATYQAVSGTGKEAIDELAEQNAAIAQGTSMHCKVYPKPIAANVLPHIDVFQDNGYTKEEMKMVWETRKILGDHQIQVNPTCVRVPVVFGHSEAVHIETRDKLSLADARALLEKAPGVRVLDQHMDGGYPTALTEAAGNDWTWVGRLREDISHPRGLNMWVVSDNVRKGAATNSVQIAELLRTRGHI, from the coding sequence ATGAAACCACTCAACATTGCAATTCTTGGCGCTACCGGCGCTGTTGGCCGTACTCTGCTTGAGGTGCTCGCCGAACGCCAGTTTCCGGTGGCCGAAGTATTTCCGCTTGCCAGCCGTCGCTCCGCAGGCCAGATGGTGAGCTTTGGTGATCGTGAGCTGGAGGTGCTGTGTGTGGACGACTTTGATTTTAGTCGCGCCCAGATTGGATTGTTCTCAGCAGGTGGCAGCATTTCCGCGCAGTGGGCGCCGGTGGCGGCAGAAGCTGGTTGTATCGTGATCGATAACACCAGTCACTTCCGTTACGAAGATGATGTGCCCCTGGTGGTGCCTGAGGTGAACCCTCAGGCCGTAGATGGTTACGCAACGCGCAACATCATCGCTAACCCCAATTGTTCCACCATCCAAATGCTGGTTGCGCTCAAGCCCATTCACGATGCCGCAGGCATTGAGCGAATTAATGTAGCCACCTACCAGGCTGTCTCCGGCACCGGTAAGGAAGCCATTGACGAGCTGGCCGAGCAGAATGCGGCCATCGCGCAGGGGACTAGCATGCACTGCAAGGTGTACCCCAAGCCCATTGCTGCCAACGTTTTGCCACATATTGATGTGTTTCAGGACAATGGCTACACCAAAGAAGAGATGAAAATGGTGTGGGAGACGCGCAAAATTTTGGGTGATCATCAGATTCAGGTGAATCCAACCTGCGTCAGGGTACCTGTGGTCTTCGGTCACTCTGAGGCGGTGCATATCGAAACCCGTGACAAGCTCAGCTTGGCTGATGCGCGTGCTTTGCTGGAGAAGGCGCCTGGCGTGCGTGTGCTCGATCAGCATATGGATGGCGGCTATCCCACGGCATTGACGGAGGCTGCAGGCAATGATTGGACCTGGGTAGGCCGGCTGCGTGAAGACATTTCTCACCCCAGGGGCTTAAACATGTGGGTGGTATCTGACAATGTGCGTAAAGGGGCCGCAACGAACTCGGTGCAGATTGCTGAGCTGCTGCGTACTCGGGGCCACATCTGA
- the leuB gene encoding 3-isopropylmalate dehydrogenase, producing MSVAKLLLLPGDGIGPEIVAQAERVLALLNELSDWQCEWEHARVGGAAYDVDGDPFPEETERLCHAADAILFGAVGGPQYDELPRAQRPESGLLRMRASLDLFANLRPAQAFAELAAASSLKPELVAGLDILIVRELTGGIYFGQPRAQEDQPRRAFNTMVYTAEEIERIARAGFEAARRRQGRLCSVDKANVLEVSQLWRDVVTELSADYPDVSLSHMYVDNAAMQLVRQPKQFDVLVTGNLFGDILSDLAAMLTGSIGMLPSASLNSGGRGLYEPVHGSAPDIAGQDRANPLAMLLSLAMALRHSLNRADLAKQLEQAITDVLASGVRTADIAGAGETPVGTQAMGDAVLAALRHRLQAAQ from the coding sequence ATGAGCGTTGCCAAATTACTCTTGCTCCCTGGGGATGGCATCGGTCCTGAAATTGTGGCGCAGGCGGAGCGGGTATTAGCCCTTCTCAATGAGCTGTCCGATTGGCAATGTGAGTGGGAGCATGCCCGCGTGGGCGGAGCTGCTTACGATGTGGATGGCGACCCTTTCCCGGAGGAAACAGAGCGCCTTTGTCATGCAGCAGATGCCATTTTGTTCGGCGCTGTTGGTGGCCCCCAATATGATGAGTTGCCACGTGCTCAGCGGCCTGAGAGCGGCTTGCTGCGGATGCGTGCCAGTTTGGACTTGTTCGCCAATTTGCGCCCGGCTCAAGCCTTTGCGGAGTTGGCGGCGGCCTCCAGCCTGAAGCCCGAGCTGGTGGCAGGGCTAGACATCCTGATTGTTCGCGAACTGACCGGCGGTATTTATTTTGGCCAACCGCGCGCTCAGGAAGACCAGCCGCGCAGGGCCTTTAACACCATGGTGTATACCGCGGAAGAGATTGAGCGGATTGCAAGAGCAGGCTTCGAGGCGGCGCGCCGTCGGCAGGGGCGCCTGTGCTCCGTCGACAAGGCCAATGTGTTGGAGGTAAGCCAGCTGTGGCGGGATGTGGTGACCGAGCTGAGTGCAGATTATCCGGATGTGAGTCTGAGCCACATGTACGTGGACAACGCTGCCATGCAGTTGGTGCGTCAGCCCAAGCAGTTCGACGTGTTGGTCACAGGGAATCTGTTCGGCGATATTTTGTCGGACCTAGCCGCCATGCTCACGGGCTCCATTGGTATGTTGCCTTCGGCCTCGCTGAATTCCGGTGGCCGAGGTCTGTATGAGCCTGTGCATGGAAGCGCTCCGGATATTGCCGGCCAGGATCGGGCCAACCCATTGGCCATGTTGCTCTCTTTGGCGATGGCACTCCGCCATAGCCTGAATCGGGCGGATCTGGCTAAGCAATTAGAGCAGGCGATTACTGATGTCTTGGCCAGCGGGGTCCGCACGGCGGATATCGCTGGGGCCGGAGAAACTCCGGTCGGCACACAGGCTATGGGAGATGCCGTGTTAGCGGCGTTGCGCCATCGACTGCAAGCGGCGCAATAG
- the leuD gene encoding 3-isopropylmalate dehydratase small subunit, with protein MQAFRCHTGRVLPMDRANVDTDAIIPKQYLKSVRRTGFGPYLFDDWRYLDPGTLDTPLETRRINPDFELHDARYSGASILLARRNFGCGSSREHAVWALDNFGIRCVIAPSFADIFFNNCFKNGVLPIQLDEDTVEQLFAATVSGADMTVDLENNQLQVGELTVAFEVDPARRERLLAGLDDIGETLQMRDKIEAYEAQRRAEKPWLFGAQV; from the coding sequence ATGCAAGCGTTTCGCTGTCATACCGGGCGCGTCCTGCCGATGGACCGGGCCAATGTCGATACCGATGCCATCATCCCCAAGCAATACCTCAAGTCGGTGCGCCGCACAGGTTTTGGCCCTTATTTGTTTGACGACTGGCGTTATTTGGACCCCGGCACACTAGACACCCCACTGGAAACTCGGCGCATCAACCCAGATTTTGAGTTGCACGATGCGCGCTACTCCGGTGCCAGTATTCTGCTGGCACGGCGGAACTTTGGCTGTGGTTCCTCACGCGAGCACGCCGTCTGGGCCCTGGACAATTTCGGCATTCGCTGCGTGATCGCCCCTAGCTTCGCCGATATCTTCTTTAATAACTGCTTCAAGAATGGCGTGCTGCCCATTCAGCTTGATGAAGACACTGTGGAGCAGCTGTTTGCGGCGACCGTCTCCGGGGCCGATATGACGGTTGATCTGGAGAATAATCAGCTCCAGGTTGGAGAGCTGACGGTGGCCTTCGAGGTCGACCCAGCGCGCCGAGAGCGCTTGTTGGCGGGTTTGGATGATATTGGCGAAACCCTACAGATGCGCGACAAAATTGAAGCCTATGAGGCCCAGCGTCGGGCCGAAAAGCCCTGGTTATTTGGAGCCCAAGTATGA